One genomic segment of Panicum virgatum strain AP13 chromosome 2N, P.virgatum_v5, whole genome shotgun sequence includes these proteins:
- the LOC120660105 gene encoding pentatricopeptide repeat-containing protein At1g79540-like — translation MRCAAAARSLLPLPLPLLSGPAPIHTSAPPLAAELDAADALHALLSTLPPSLPALLPCLSLLSRRLTPHSVADALLCAALPPASRLRLFLFSALSPRLRSPLLHSRAVVPILLATDADAAMYDAIADAQAAGLRPPAAAFEALVFAHAHAGQHQEAVNAFSRMEGEFGCRPTAFVYNAVLRVLVDSGVVPLALALYNRMVTTGCPPNRATYNVLMDGLCKRGTAADALKLFDEMLQRGIVPDVKTHTVLLSSMCNARQLKEAEDLLHSMKDQGCPPDEVTYNAFISGLCKAGRVDEAIQRLEVFCGTGEFVLGLKGYSCLIDGLFQAGRHDEGFKWYKEMLEQTDVSPDVVLYTVMIRGCAEAGRIKDAFMFLDEMKEKGFTPDTFCYNTLLKALCDAGDLDGARSLRSEMAQNNVVMDTTTHTIMICGLCKKRLVDEALQVFDEMGKVGCHPTVMTYNALINGLYGAHRLEEARMLFYKMEMGNNPSLFLRLTLGANQVRDSEGLQKLVDSMCQSGQVLKAYKLLRSIIDSGVVPDVVTYNTLINGLCKVRNLDGALRLFKELQLKGFTPDEFTYGTLIDRLLRAHRDNDAMMLFQDMLHSGATPSLPIYNSMMKSLCRKQKLSQAINLWFDHLPKKYNLSAEDEVIASAWKKFEDGSLDEAVRELIKIDQEHGSITSSPYTIWLIGLCQARRIDDALKIFRILEELGIDVTPACCSLLTKYLCWERNLNAAVDVMLYTLRKRFIMSQPVGNRLLRNLCICHRRKDAQALAWRMHLVGYDMDSYLREPTKGLLYSQ, via the coding sequence ATGAgatgtgcggcggcggcacgctcTCTCCTTccgctccccctccccctcctctccggccCCGCCCCCATCCACACCTCCGCCCCTCCcctcgccgcggagctcgacgccgccgacgccctccACGCGCTCCTCTCCACGCTCCCGCCGTCGCTCCCCGCCCTCCTCCCatgcctctccctcctctcacGCCGCCTCACCCCGCACTCCGTCGCCGAcgcgctcctctgcgccgcgctCCCGCCCGCATCCCGCCtccgcctcttcctcttctccgcgCTCTCCCCGCGCCTCCGCTCCCCGCTCCTCCACTCCCGCGCCGTCGTCCCTATCCTCCTCGCCACCGACGCCGACGCTGCCATGTACGACGCCATTGCCGACGCCCAGGCCGCTGGCCTccggccccccgccgccgcattCGAGGCTCTCGTCttcgcccacgcccacgccggCCAGCACCAGGAGGCGGTCAACGCCTTCTCCCGGATGGAGGGCGAGTTCGGGTGCCGCCCCACTGCCTTCGTCTACAATGCCGTCCTCAGGGTCCTTGTTGACAGCGGTGTTGTTCCCCTTGCCCTGGCGCTTTATAACAGGATGGTCACCACTGGCTGCCCGCCCAATAGGGCCACGTACAATGTGCTCATGGATGGCCTTTGCAAGCGGGGAACTGCGGCGGACGCGCTCAAGCTGTTTGATGAAATGCTCCAGAGGGGGATCGTGCCTGATGTCAAGACGCACACTGTCTTACTGTCGTCGATGTGCAATGCCAGGCAGCTCAAGGAAGCTGAGGACCTGCTGCACTCCATGAAAGATCAAGGGTGTCCGCCCGATGAGGTCACCTATAATGCATTCATTAGTGGGCTATGCAAGGCTGGTAGGGTTGATGAGGCCATTCAGCGGCTTGAGGTATTCTGTGGTACTGGGGAATTTGTGCTTGGCTTGAAGGGGTACAGCTGCTTGATTGATGGTTTGTTCCAGGCTGGACGGCACGACGAGGGATTCAAGTGGTACAAGGAGATGTTGGAACAGACTGATGTCTCACCGGACGTTGTTCTGTATACTGTAATGATTCGTGGTTGCGCAGAGGCTGGAAGAATCAAGGATGCCTTCATGTTTCTGGATGAGATGAAAGAGAAAGGTTTTACTCCTGACACCTTCTGCTATAACACGCTGCTGAAGGCCCTCTGTGATGCTGGTGATCTGGATGGAGCTCGCTCGTTGAGGTCAGAGATGGCGCAGAATAATGTGGTCATGGACACCACTACTCACACTATCATGATATGTGGGCTGTGCAAGAAAAGACTTGTAGACGAGGCATTGCAGGTTTTTGATGAGATGGGGAAAGTTGGTTGCCATCCAACTGTTATGACATACAATGCGCTTATCAATGGGCTCTACGGGGCACACAGGCTTGAGGAAGCTCGGATGCTTTTTTATAAGATGGAGATGGGAAATAACCCTTCCTTATTCCTTCGACTGACACTTGGTGCAAACCAGGTGAGGGACAGCGAGGGCCTGCAGAAGCTGGTTGACAGTATGTGTCAGTCTGGGCAGGTGCTGAAAGCTTACAAGCTTCTTCGAAGTATAATAGACAGTGGTGTAGTTCCTGATGTTGTCACATATAACACACTGATAAATGGACTGTGTAAAGTGAGGAATCTTGATGGAGCACTTAGGCTCTTCAAAGAGCTCCAACTCAAGGGGTTCACTCCTGATGAGTTCACTTATGGGACTCTTATTGATAGACTGTTGAGGGCACACAGAGATAATGATGCAATGATGTTGTTCCAGGACATGTTACACAGTGGTGCCACCCCTAGTTTGCCAATCTACAATAGCATGATGAAATCACTATGCAGGAAGCAGAAATTATCACAAGCAATCAACCTATGGTTTGATCACCTGCCCAAAAAGTACAATCTCTCAGCCGAAGATGAAGTTATTGCTAGTGCCTGGAAAAAGTTTGAAGATGGTTCCCTGGACGAAGCAGTTAGGGAGCTAATCAAGATAGACCAAGAGCATGGTTCAATAACCTCAAGTCCTTACACTATTTGGCTCATAGGCCTCTGTCAAGCAAGGAGAATAGATGATGCCCTCAAGATTTTTCGTATACTTGAGGAGTTAGGCATTGATGTCACACCAGCTTGCTGTTCCCTTCTTACCAAATACCTATGTTGGGAAAGAAATTTAAATGCTGCAGTTGATGTTATGCTCTATACATTGAGAAAACGCTTCATTATGTCACAACCTGTTGGCAACCGGTTACTTAGGAATCTTTGTATCTGTCATAGAAGAAAGGACGCGCAGGCACTTGCATGGCGAATGCATCTTGTAGGATATGATATGGATTCATATCTTCGTGAGCCTACTAAAGGTTTGTTATACAGTCAATAG